In Ictalurus punctatus breed USDA103 chromosome 3, Coco_2.0, whole genome shotgun sequence, the following are encoded in one genomic region:
- the coro2aa gene encoding coronin-2A, producing MTWRPQYRSSKFRHVFGKAATKENCYDGVPITCSVHDNQLCAVNPRFLAVITECAGGGAFLVLSISHTGKVDPHHPRISGHRGNVLDVKWNPFNDFCIASCSEDATVKVWDIPKHGVLKNITIPWKELQGHSRRVGLIEWHPTASNILFSTGYDYRVMVWNLNSPEQVIKNPVRSISIHTDVVLSMSFNTDGSRLATSCKDKKIRIIDPRTGTLLQETSTKIHRASKVMFLGNLKMLLSTGNSRWNHRQIALWDQEDLSQPSFQEDLDGSSGVLFPFYDPDTHMLYIAGKGDGNIRYYEISSEKPYVHYLTEYRSLLPQKGMGVMPKRGLDVCSCEVFRFYRLVTTKSLIEPLSMIVPRRSESYQEDIYPMTAGKEAAMTAEEWLSGMDKGPVLVSLKPGVATKVELDEDEEPVKAPSVQLDTRRSQSRPGLQQLTFAERQRNMDEERQEVKKEDRKEQNFSETIANGQRDITLCSPPKTENELLQLYYKQQEEIRRLRELLGQRDVRIKQLELEIKNVRNSR from the exons atgacaTGGCGTCCTCAGTACCGCAGCTCAAAGTTCCGTCATGTGTTCGGTAAAGCCGCCACTAAGGAGAACTGCTACGATGGAGTGCCAATCACCTGCAGTGTCCATGACAACCAGCTCTGCGCCGTCAACCCGCGATTCCTCGCCGTCATCACAGAGTGtgcagggggcggagctttCCTCGTCCTCTCCATCAGTCAT acaGGGAAAGTGGACCCCCATCACCCAAGGATCTCTGGTCACAGAGGGAACGTTCTGGACGTCAAGTGGAATCCGTTCAACGATTTCTGCATAGCTTCCTGTTCAGAGGACGCGACG gtgaaaGTGTGGGACATTCCTAAACATGGTGTTTTGAAGAACATCACAATTCCATGGAAGGAGCTTCAGGGTCACTCACGCCGAGTCGGACTCATCGAGTGGCATCCAACCGCCAGTAACATCCTGTTCAGTACAGGCTATGACTACCGG gtgatGGTGTGGAACCTGAACTCACCTGAGCAGGTGATTAAGAACCCGGTGCGTTCCATCAGCATTCACACAGATGTGGTTCTCTCCATGTCCTTTAACACAGACGGCAGTCGCTTAGCCACCTCATGTAAAGACAAGAAGATCCGCATCATCGACCCGCGCACAGGAACactgctgcag gagacCAGCACAAAGATACACAGAGCCAGTAAAGTGATGTTTCTGGGGAATCTGAAGATGCTGCTGTCGACGGGGAACTCTCGCTGGAACCATCGGCAGATTGCCCTGTGGGATCAG gaggaCCTCTCCCAGCCATCGTTTCAGGAAGACCTGGATGGCTCCTCGGGTGTGTTGTTCCCTTTTTACGACCCTGACACACACATGCTTTACATAGCTGGCAAA ggagATGGAAATATCCGATATTACGAAATCAGCTCGGAGAAACCGTATGTGCACTACCTGACTGAATATCGCTCTCTCCTCCCACAGAAAGGAATGG gtGTGATGCCGAAGCGAGGGCTGGATGTTTGCTCTTGTGAGGTTTTCAGGTTTTACAGACTGGTGACCACAAAGAGTCTCATCGAGCCACTGTCCATGATCGTCCCACGCAGG tctgAATCCTATCAGGAGGATATTTACCCGATGACAGCTGGGAAGGAAGCAGCCATGACAGCGGAGGAGTGGCTGAGTGGCATGGACAAAG GGCCAGTGCTGGTGTCCCTGAAGCCGGGCGTGGCCACTAAGGTGGAGctggatgaggatgaggaaccGGTGAAAGCTCCAAGTGTTCAATTAGACACCCGACGGTCTCAGAGTCGACCTGGTCTTCAGCAGCTTACCTTCGCTGAACGCCAGAGGAACATGGATGAGGAAAGACAGGAAGTGAAGAAAGAGGACAGGAAAGAACAGAACTTCTCTGAGACCATTGCTAATGGACAGCGAGACATCACACTCTGCTCACCGCCTAAAACTGAAAACgag ctcttGCAGCTATATTATAAGCAACAGGAGGAGATCCGGCGGCTCCGTGAGCTTCTCGGTCAGAGAGATGTTCGGATAAAGCAGCTCGAGCTCGAGATAAAAAATGTCAGGAACTCCCGCTGA